In Euphorbia lathyris chromosome 10, ddEupLath1.1, whole genome shotgun sequence, a single genomic region encodes these proteins:
- the LOC136208148 gene encoding heavy metal-associated isoprenylated plant protein 5-like has protein sequence MVMEDLQDYLMIKALYAKSKLAFRKCSGDIDIAMEFVTQPHHTEGEGDKAAAATSDGGEKKDERKPVSVYKVDMHCEGCCKKHLEGVESAKTDCQSNKLTVTGEVDPEKVKARLEKKMKKEVQIVSPQQKKEAGGGGEKKADEKAAEKKPEVKKPPPEEITVVLKIRTHCDDCITKMKKIIRKIKGVESVAVDDRKDLVTVKWTMEVKDLVPYLSEKFRTSGEVVQPKTDEAKKEVGGDGDGGGGEKKTDAEKVDGEGEKKNDAQKVDRGGEEKKDDNKEGFGSKAGEKKSHGKKDEAGAGEKKNDDKKDEAGAGEKKNDDKKGDERGEEAKVKNKEAPAPAPAVTATATATAASGDVGAMPEVINKMDYYPAYFPTHWMDGIFAQSYIVYPQHPQYDYAYNPVNQGYQIPIYNNIEPVYNHLPVNPAQMFSDDNPHACSIM, from the exons ATGGTGATGGAGGACCTCCAAGATTATCTAATGATTAAAGCTTTGTATGCGAAGAGCAAACTAGCTTTTCGAAAGTGTTCCGGCGACATAGATATAGCGATGGAGTTTGTTACTCAACCACATCAT ACAGAAGGTGAAGGAGATAAAGCGGCTGCCGCCACTTCCGACGGCGGCGAAAAAAAGGATGAACGGAAGCCTGTTTCTGTTTACAAAGTCGACATGCATTGTGAAGGCTGTTGTAAGAAGCATTTAGAAG GTGTGGAGTCGGCGAAGACGGATTGTCAATCGAACAAATTGACGGTGACCGGGGAGGTTGACCCTGAGAAAGTGAAAGCGAGGctggaaaagaaaatgaagaaggaaGTACAGATTGTATCTCCGCAGCAGAAGAAAGAGGCCGGCGGTGGTGGTGAGAAGAAAGCGGATGAGAAAGCCGCTGAGAAGAAACCGGAGGTGAAGAAACCACCACCTGAAGAG ATTACGGTGGTTTTGAAAATCAGAACTCATTGTGATGATTGCATTACCAAAATGAAGAAGATCATCAGAAAAATCAAAG GAGTTGAGAGCGTGGCAGTCGACGACAGAAAGGATCTGGTAACGGTGAAGTGGACAATGGAAGTTAAGGACCTCGTGCCTTACCTGTCGGAGAAGTTCCGGACGTCGGGTGAGGTCGTTCAGCCGAAGACAGACGAGGCAAAGAAAGAAGTCGGCGGCGACGGCGACGGAGGAGGAGGCGAGAAAAAGACCGATGCTGAGAAAGTAGACGGAGAAGGCGAGAAAAAGAATGATGCTCAGAAAGTGGACCGAGGAGGCGAGGAAAAGAAGGATGACAATAAAGAAGGCTTTGGCTCCAAAGCCGGCGAGAAAAAGAGCCATGGTAAGAAAGATGAAGCCGGAGCTGGAGAAAAAAAGAATGATGATAAGAAAGATGAAGCCGGAGCAGGAGAGAAAAAGAATGATGATAAGAAAGGTGATGAAAGAGGAGAAGAAGCAAAGGTGAAGAACAAAGAAGCTCCTGCTCCTGCTCCTGCAGTGACGGCGACGGCGACGGCGACGGCAGCTAGTGGTGACGTTGGTGCTATGCCGGAGGTAATAAATAAAATGGACTATTATCCGGCATATTTTCCGACTCATTGGATGGACGGGATATTTGCTCAGAGCTACATTGTTTACCCGCAACATCCGCAATACGATTATGCATATAACCCGGTAAATCAAGGTTACCAGATTCCGATATACAATAATATTGAACCAGTGTACAACCATCTACCAGTGAATCCAGCACAAATGTTCAGCGACGACAATCCTCATGCTTGTTCCATCATGTAA